The following coding sequences are from one Arachis hypogaea cultivar Tifrunner chromosome 7, arahy.Tifrunner.gnm2.J5K5, whole genome shotgun sequence window:
- the LOC112703582 gene encoding LOW QUALITY PROTEIN: uncharacterized protein (The sequence of the model RefSeq protein was modified relative to this genomic sequence to represent the inferred CDS: inserted 1 base in 1 codon): protein MQALLHHSPLIRTSHSSFSAMASSSSLTLPSLSLNNFPSSSSNAHSRTFNLPLLRSTVFMNVASGSQVSVLNDAPFSDYKPSNAFLFPGQGAQAVGMGKEAQNVPAAALLYKKANEILGYDLLDICINGPKDKLDSTVLSQPAIYVTSLAAVELLRARDGGQQIIDSVDVTCGLSLGEYTALAFAGAFSFEDGLKLVKLRGEAMQDAADAAKSAMVSVIGLDSEKVQQLCDAANQEVPEAEKVQIANYLCPGNYAVSGGLKGVEVLESKAKSFKARMTVRLAVAGAFHTSFMEPAVSRLEATLAATEIRTPRIPVISNVDAQPHADPDTIKKILARQVTSPVQWEKTVKTLLNKGLKKSYELGPGKVIAGIIKRVXKGADIENIAV, encoded by the exons ATGCAAGCTTTGCTTCACCATTCCCCTCTTATCCGAACCTCACATTCTTCCTTCTCAGctatggcttcttcttcttccctcactctcccttctctctctctcaacaacttcccttcttcctcatcaaATGCACATTCTAGAACCTTCAACCTTCCCCTCCTTCGATCTACGGTTTTCATGAACGTCGCTTCCGGATCTCAGGTCTCCGTTCTCAACGATGCTCCCTTCTCCGATTACAAACCCTCCAACGCTTTTCTTTTCCCCGGTCAG GGTGCACAAGCCGTTGGAATGGGAAAAGAAGCTCAGAATGTGCCTGCTGCTGCTCTTCTGTATAAGAAGGCAAATGAGATATTGGG GTATGATCTTCTTGATATATGCATCAATGGCCCAAAGGATAAGTTAGATTCAACTGTTCTTAGCCAG CCTGCTATTTATGTCACAAGTCTCGCTGCTGTGGAGCTACTCCGTGCACGAGATGGAGGACAACAGATTATTGATTCTGTTGATGTTACATGTGGTCTAAGTTTGGGAGAATACACTGCTCTTGCTTTTGCTGGGGCTTTCAG CTTTGAAGATGGACTTAAGTTggtcaaattgaggggagaagcCATGCAG GATGCTGCTGATGCTGCTAAAAGTGCCATGGTTAGTGTCATAGGACTGGACTCAGAGAAGGTCCAACAATTGTGTGATGCAGCGAATCAGGAAGTTCCCGAAGCTGAGAAGGTTCAAATTGCCAATTACCTTTGTCCG gGTAACTATGCTGTCTCGGGGGGTTTAAAAGGAGTAGAAGTGCTGGAATCTAAGGCAAAGTCTTTCAAGGCTCGAATGACT GTTCGCTTAGCTGTTGCGGGTGCATTCCACACTAGTTTTATGGAACCAGCTGTGTCAAGGTTGGAAGCAACATTGGCAGCAACAGAAATCAGAACACCAAGAATACCAGTCATCTCCAATGTGGATGCACAACCACATGCAGATCCCGACACTATCAAGAAGATATTGGCACGTCAG GTTACTTCCCCTGTTCAATGGGAAAAAACAGTGAAGACTCTTCTAAACAAGGGGCTGAAGAAAAGTTATGAACTAGGACCTGGAAAG GTAATTGCTGGTATTATCAAGAGAG GAAAAGGTGCTGATATTGAGAATATAGCTGTCTGA
- the LOC112701657 gene encoding protein FAR1-RELATED SEQUENCE 5-like, protein MELPDSDLFGTHSDKEFPRGDELEFLDDDLEVDEDRPQDKRIAELSREDILQLEFPDEDAVYRFYKTYAMLHGSKKEEVEKDERIRDHRPLTRSCCRARIHARLDRKIHKWKVVSFYEEYSHGLVDPLDVSMMPEYRTFSVSGEAQANNLHDIGIMTCHILGYLAAQKGGYINLSFNQKDMYNLITQQRKKTVKGGDANAAISYLRGKAGNDSYFFGKNVYNKPLVIFSGSSHHGQTVIFGCGLLVNEDIGSYKNACEKVKISGFLTDIKKLIYANLSVEEFEVMWGDMVEKRIRTISQCEGINSLIKAYVRKKDTLLEFINNMETVVSHYRNNERVVEFNSKYTDPVFVTSFPTLEGFAAKTFTRNMFRDFRKEIEGACAMNTELVIQDGGKLYFKCNSFGMPEIDHVV, encoded by the exons ATGGAGCTGCCGGATAGCGATTTGTTTGGAACACACTCCGACAAGGAGTTCCCAAGAGGAGACGAACTAGAGTTTTTAGACGATGATTTGGAGGTTGATGAAGATAGGCCTCAAGATAAGAGGATAGCAGAGCTGTCACGAGAAGATATCTTACAACTTGAGTTTCCAGATGAGGATGCTGTTTATCGATTCTACAAGACTTATGCAATGCTGCACG GCTCAAaaaaggaagaggttgaaaaGGACGAAAGAATCAGGGACCACCGACCTCTAACTCGAAGTTGTTGCCGTGCGAGAATTCATGCAAGACTAgatagaaaaattcataaatGGAAGGTTGTTTCGTTCTACGAAGAGTACTCTCATGGATTAGTTGATCCACTCGACGTTAGCATGATGCCTGAGTATCGCACATTTAGTGTCTCGGGTGAAGCTCAGGCGAATAATTTGCACGACATAGGCATCATGACCTGTCACATCTTGGGATACTTGGCTGCTCAAAAAGGTGGATATATAAACTTGTCATTCAACCAAAAGGATATGTACAACCTCATTACTCAACAAAGGAAGAAAACGGTCAAGGGTGGTGATGCAAATGCTGCAATAAGCTACCTGAGAGGTAAGGCTGGGAATGATTCTTATTTCTTTGGCAA AAACGTCTACAATAAACCACTTGTGATATTTTCTGGTAGCAGTCATCATGGGCAGACTGTCATATTTGGATGTGGTCTTCTTGTTAATGAGGATATTGGTTCATACAA GAATGCATGCGAGAAGGTTAAGATCAGTGGATTTCTAACTGACATCAAGAAATTGATTTATGCTAATCTGAGTGTTGAAGAGTTTGAGGTCATGTGGGGAGACATGGTGGAGAA GCGAATCAGGACAATATCCCAATGTGAAGGGATTAACTCTCTAATAAAAGCATATGTCAGAAAGAAAGATACCCTTCTTGAATTCATCAATAACATGGAGACCGTTGTTAGCCATTACAGGAATAATGAAAGAGTTGTAGAGTTCAATAGTAAATATACCGATCCAGTATTTGTGACTTCTTTTCCGACACTTGAAGGTTTTGCTGCAAAGACTTTCACTCGTAACATGTTCCGGgatttcaggaaggaaattgaGGGTGCTTGTGCTATGAACACAGAGTTAGTAATTCAGGATGGTGGAAAACTATACTTCAAGTGTAACAGTTTTGGAATGCCAGAGATTGATCATGTGGTTTAG